One window of Elaeis guineensis isolate ETL-2024a chromosome 11, EG11, whole genome shotgun sequence genomic DNA carries:
- the LOC105053673 gene encoding uncharacterized protein, giving the protein MATSSNPDAMETDAPTLSITVERNPPESRLLELGIKSWPKWGCPPGKFPLKYDAEETCYLLKGRVKAYMKGSSECVEFGAGDLVVFPKGLSCTWDVLVAVDKHYKFDPSS; this is encoded by the exons ATGGCCACAAGCTCAAACCCAGATGCCATGGAGACAGATGCGCCCACCCTCTCCATCACCGTGGAGAGGAACCCACCTGAGTCACGATTGTTGGAGCTTGGCATCAAGTCATGGCCCAA GTGGGGTTGCCCTCCAGGAAAGTTCCCTCTTAAGTACGATGCAGAGGAGACATGTTATCTCCTCAAAGGAAGGGTGAAGGCCTACATGAAGGGATCCTCCGAATGCGTGGAGTTTGGTGCCGGAGATCTCGTGGTCTTCCCCAAGGGACTCAGTTGCACTTGGGATGTCTTGGTGGCTGTCGATAAACACTACAAATTTGACCCATCTTCTTAG